The DNA region AGAGATCTAGATCAAACACAGAAAGCTTTGCATCAACAGCTCAAtctcataaaaaattaattgaaaaccaTTTAGGGAATCCTATTGAATTTGTAGTTGTTTGGACATATGACACTGGGAAATGTGTTGATGCATCTCCAACTTTATTCCAGAATGGTTTGTAagtataatatcaaattaattccATATGACTGTATTTATAGATATAGACTAGATTaagttgattttatatattaagacgTTTTCTTCGGACATTTATGATATAATGTCTAAAGAGATCAATAATATTCATACAACCAGtcgtcaaattatttaaatcatccaCATTGCCCAAATATATCGGAGCGCGTACATTCGTCTCATATAAATAAGTTCATTCAAACCGTCATTAGAATTGTAACAATCAAGCGCCAGTGGCTTCTAACCATCCAAAGTACCTATTCAAAAATAtggaatgaaaaaatataaatgtcatttataaatatatggcctaaatttttttaaatccaatttaattaccaactatttattaataaagtattttatatgtatgccTATTACAACATTTAATGATGAAAGCATTAATGGCAAGatgttatttgatatttaatttatgtcttaATTTTGTTTCACCTCTCTGTTTAAGCAATCAGTACGTGACCGTGGGCAGCCACTCGGGTAAAATAGTTGTTGTTGACGCAATCAGTGGCATAACGCAAGGAGTTGTCAAAGTGAAATCGAGGGTCGAAGCATCAGTTTTTTGCTGTAGCGAGGCACCACTAACGACACCATGTGGTATGGTTGGTACTTACGATGGTACCATCGTATGCTTCACGTTAAAAACATGCGAAGAACTTTGGCGTATAAACATTGGATCTATGATTAAAAGTAAAGGAACTTGTTATAAAGGATGCCTTTGTATTGCCGCTTACGACGGTAACATACGCTGTATTGATATTGTGGTAAGGATAAATTGTATACAATCCAAAGAGACTATCTACACTTAGGTCTTAAGGCTATTTTTGGTAATGTAGAAAATAGGACTACTTTCTTATAATATGCGTTGAATATTGGCAGACGTATAAAATATGGCCTTATTTGATCGTAAAATTCCTAAAGAAAGAGAGAGAAACGCTAGGACTCTTCCTAAAGTTTCTacgtgatttatatttataaggtgAAATAGCAGTTgtgttaaataacaaaaactagTTTGTTTTACTCAACATTTTCCGTCTCACCCTTTTTTTTCGTCACAAATCGCAGGTAGGTACCTAgctgtttttaattgtatacgactatattttgataaaagtatACATTTATACCAAACTAAACAATTAAAACTTGTCGTAATCGGACGCTATAAAGTCTGATTCACAACAAGCTGGCATTTGTTATCATTGTTAGTACATAATGATATCTAAAATGATAactatgtacttatattttttaacagatatatataaatgtacgttTTATAGTTGCTtactgttaatataatttttccacAATTGTACTTGATATTTATTCTTTGGAgacttttattgataatttagcTAATTTACCGACGCCTGTTTTTTACAGTCAGgagaaataaaacatacaatacaCATAACAGATCAGGCTATATCAGCTGATTTAGTCCTtgctaaaaatgaatatatagtCCTGGGCACACTATCAGGTGTTTGTGCAAGTGTACACATAGAGTCAAAAACTGTGGCTTGGCGAGGCACGCTTGATAGTCCCGTGTTTGCAAGTCCCGTGCTTTACGACAATGACAAATATGTTGTATTTGCGGAGGTAAATGGAGAAATACATTGCCGAACAGTTGAAAAAGGCATCAAGGTTAGATACATTTAGGATACTGTATAATGTCTAGAATGTTTTTTGCGCAACATTGGAATggattgagtttttttttgtttgctgTTCTACGTATTTAAGCTTAGCGTACAAGCGTAATGCCGGTACAATTTAGTAGTTCGACGCCtacttaaagtaataaattaattagagcatataataataattgtattattccaaaaataatgtttttttttttagtttttacataTAGTGTTTTAATGCCATATGGCGTTATTTTACCTACTTACGTTCTGTTTCGTCGCGTATTTATTTCCGGTTtctgattttttaaatagttttttgtaGGATTGGTCTTAAGAGCATCGtgcatttataaatgttgtcgacaatatgtatttgtatacttattatttttttacagatttgGAAATACCAAGGTGCAAAgggaaatatattttcatcgaTTTACATAAAggaaattgaaaaatttaaatggcaAATGGTATTTGGATGTCACGACAGTAATGTTTACAGTATCATTGTAAAAAATTTTCAACCAAGTTTACAATGGAAAACTCAACTCACATCCCCAGTTTATTCAACGCCACGTTGCTTAAGCGACAAAATGATCTTGGCTGCCTCCAATAATGGAATATTGTCCATCTTAGATTCGGAGAAAGGTGCTATAATCTCTGAATATCATCTACCAAATGAAACATTTTCAACTCCCGCTATATAtggcgattatatttttattggatgTAGAAATGATCAATTATACTCAATAAAATATGCGCTGCATTTGTAATTCATTTATGATCTTTATATTATGTGAAAAGTACTATAAATTATCTAGTCATTCATATTTGCACTATTAAGCCTGTATCTTAGTTTTAAAAGTTGCAATGAAATAAACAcatgtattataatgtaattttatttaatatgatctTACACAGAACATTTAGTTTTATAGTGAGCATTCATACATTGACATGTTATCAAATATGATATGGATACACGATGAAAGAGTATCGGAATGGAATGCATTACCAATGCACATAACTACTTGTGCAGATCATTACATGCctcatatttcttaaattatatataaaagcaaccttaaatgttgaataaatcttataaataacaatctttATACTTTTTGATTAttgtttagtaaaataaaacagctGGGAGTAACAAATGAAGGAGCACTGCTCAAACATCTCTACAGCAACTTATCGaagccttaattttttttcccaTAATCCCTAgtgaacatttattaattactttagacagtatataaacaaacattcaaaattaacaagcaatatatataatacggcAATATTTACTGCTCTTCCTCTCCCAATTCCAGTTTTACTTTGGAAAAATCAAAATCTTCACCAGTGCctcttttgtaaattttaagaaCATCTAAGCAGGTAGTTTCAAAGTGTGTGGTTGCATCATATGATTCAGAAATAAAGATTTGACTTTGGCTACCATCATCTGTAGGTTCATAGTAGTCCGACACTGAAACAAACTTCTGCCTGATAGGTCCTAAGAGTTCCAATCCAGGTCTAATCTCAGTCTCTGGGTCGTTAGTTTCAATGGTGGTGGACACCATAGCAATGAACCAGCCCTTGGCTGCAACTTGGTGAGTGTAGGACACCAGAGATACATAGATATCAGAATTTCTTCCAACTTGCTTTTGCGGTATGATAATCTGGGTAGACAGAGCATCTTTAGTATTGTTAATAGGATGATCTAACAAACAAATACAACGAATGACTTTTCCCTTCTTATGAACTCTTTCGGGAACATAGCTAGGGTCACAATAGACCTGTTTGCATCTAGCCACTTCATTTCCAGACCGCACACCTACAGCCCTTCCAACCTCATCAAGTACAATCTCGTCAATGGGCTTGTCTAACATGTAGGTACCCCCATAGATGGCTGAGAGGCGGGCAAAGCCTTGAGGCAACTCTCCTAAGCCATACATTGGATACAAGTATGGTGACTTACCATATCGGGCAAGGGAATCGGAATACAATTTGATACGACGAATAGTTTGAATAGCGGGTTGCTGGAGGTAACTATCATCTAGATAAAGTGCCAATGCATGACCTGTAAAATCTTGGGTGTTTTTGTCAAGGCCAAATTTATCATAGAGGGATTGCATGTTGGCTGTGCTCGGATCTAAATCCTTCCATGTCTTAGAATCTTCTTCTTGGAAATCTTGAACATAAATCAAGAAGTTTCGGAACCGCCTCTTCTCAAACATGCCCATTAGATCAGATGCAAGAGCCTCCTTCTGATCAACTGGTACTTTGGAAATCTTACCACCTTTGTACACATAGCTACCTTCGACAGACTTAAACTCCAAATACCGGGTAACGCCCGTATGGATCAGTAATTTTACAAGAAGTCCGTTCGCCATTAAAAATTTGGGTATTAAATCAACATTCCAGTCACGGCCTCGACCATACGTTTCATCCGGTGCCGGCGCATTGAACTTCGCGAATAATTCTTCTAACGGGGTAATTGACGCAGATTCACCACCGTAATACTTGTTACGATCAATGTGTAGAACCTTTTTTCCAGACACGGACAGCATACCACTAAGAATGCATTCTTTTAGGCCAGTACCCAAAACAATCGCATCGTATTCTTCATCCATGCTGATAAGTGCTTCGAATTAAATTCTTATAAGATAAAACACACTATAGAACCGGAGAACAAATGTCAAAATGTCGGAAGATTTAGAAAATCAAACGAATATGTCTGCCGGCGATGACGTCGACGAGTTAATATTGATACCAATATTAGCAACCTAACCATGCCATAAGCAAGAGTAGTTTTTCACAAAGGTATTTTAATATAGGCAAAGGGAATAATTGGACAatcttttcatattttaacaattaggtaaataatgaatatgttttattaaattatatcgcAATATAActcaaattacaaatatatatttatatagagttTATTTCTTTACATTAATGTTGTTATTCAAACAACAATAgaaatgtatttcaataaatatcatCAACGTATACATTATACGTTGAAAAGCACAGGTATTTTAcgtgaaaattttataatactatctTAAAAATCACAGTCCAATGAGCTGCAGGCTTGTTCCAGACAGtggttaatttattgtaatggcAACATCTTAACTACAGCGTCAGTCGGTAACGAATTACATTATTGTCACTGTCACGGTGTCATCTGTCAGTCGGTCGGTCAACTTTGCTGTCTTTGCTTGTTTTTGAGTTTGTCTCGTGCATACTTCATGTGTGACTGTTGCTTTCGTGGTGATCAAATATTGCTGTATTGTTATCTTTATATTCgtcaaaaatgttttcaattttgaAACTTTCTAAATCACTTAAAGAGTTTCTGTGTATTTCCGAAATATGAACGTtagttatgtttaaaaaagtgGACAGATGATTTTAAACCATATGCTTCGAATTTTCAACACATTCTCTTTAGTTGTATTGAGACCACTAAATTATACGGTCTGGCACACTAAATACCGAGATTTTAAATGCAAGGAAAAAGTAAACCGAACGACCTTCAGATGAATAAAAATGTCAACAGAAGGAAGTGGAGAAACTCCTTCAGCTGTACCAAGTCTGCCAGGAGCACCCGAGCAAACTTACCTTTTTCCAAAAGCGAAAGGACATTCACGATCCATCAGTCATGGAGGGGTGCCAATGTTGTCCGGGAACCCGACGAGCGTTCGGCCAGCTCTCAAGTCAGCTTTGCGAGGACATCAACGCGCTCTGTCCCACGGTCAAATTGGGGAAGGGCCACGCGCGGCTACTGGTTCAGGACATAGTAGAACCGGGAGTCGTACAGATTTCATTTTACCACCGGGACATCGGGAACCTGTGCCTGCAAGTGCTCAACCACGTTTGTCCTCAGTTCGTGGGCATCACTCCCGTCAAGCATCACGCTCTGATTCAATTTATACCTTACGTCGAGCATCAGTCGTAGCACCGTGGCGCCGCGCTGTTTTCTGGCTTATGCGCCGTCAGCAACCCGCCGTCGACAATCGACATTTGATAGTCATCCCAAACCACCTTGTTCCCGACAAAACGCCCCCTAAAGACCATCCAAATGGACAGAGATGCAATAACAAAATCAGGactactaaatatacattactGTCTTTTATCCCCAAAAATCTATTTGAACAGTTTCATAGGATTGCAAATgtgtactttatttttattgtgttattaaacTGGGTGCCTGCTATCAATGCATTTGGCAAGGAAGTAGCAATGCTGCCAGTGTTGTTTGTGCTTGGTGTAACAGCTATCAAGGATCTCTTTGAGGATCGTCGCAGACATCTGTCCGATAAgagaataaataattctttttgcAGAGTCTACAAAAAGTGAGTATTTATTCAAatgtctatttaaatataacagtttttcaaaaataattagacAATAATCATCATCGacaaaacttataattataataattttaataaccatACAGATTTTTGATAAGTttactatcaatattttatgGACATCCTGTTcaaataatgtaaaacaaaGCCCTACTTTATTATCATAACTTTTTTGCTGAACCTACACATTCTATGAAAATGAtcttgttattttatgttaacaatGCAGGGCCATAAACGTGGACATAAATTATTACTCATTATACAATCTATTCATTGCTTTTATACTAaggtataaagtaaataattgatGTGATTAATCATTGTATATtcacaagtttatttattaaaactcatGACTATTttaacttgaataaataatgtaaccTCCAGTTAGCACAGCATTAAACTTTGATTTCAATTGAAAAGCATAACATAAGGTGATAGTAACAATGTGAAATCATAAtgactatacaaaaaaaaaacattaattattttatttaggaaatatttagcaatatagttgaaatgttttgtatattatttattggtatttaaaagaaattttaagatattcattttaaaatgagtATACTTTTACGTTCAAATAAGTGCTACAAAAAACCCACTAAACATCTTTTAACTAGTACTGATTAATGGAGAAACAAATgagaaattatttaactttagttTATCAAatctaacaatatttatatttattggtaaagaaaaaatatttacaaatatataacattcacATATTGTCTATATTAGGTTTAATTTTAGtaggatataattataatacaatatgaaataggtatataaattttaccatagacataaaaaacataattatatcaatcTAATAATTATCCATAGATTGagaaactataaatttattgattcaGCTTTTACCGCGATTTCACTTTTCCACATATATTAGTCTAACATAGAAAAAGAACTAATGAAATTATGAATTTTAGGATCCGAAATGAGTCCACTAAATATTAGGGTTAGTAATGAGAAAGTGCGTTTCACTGTCGCCGACAAACATGAAATTTAAAACGTAGTTATGACACGCGCTCCAAGGAAACTTGTATTACAATAATACGTTACGCCGAGTGAAAAAACGTATGTATGATTTAGTGAAGTTTGTAAAAACCGGCAAATCTGCTTTTACGAGCTAAGTAAGAGCGTTCCGATTTGCATAACTTAGAAGCTTATTGATATTTCACGTAAGTTACTTTCACTGCTCTAGATCCGGCTCATTTCTCTATGCCATGCGTAATAATCGTAATAGTTATTCccacttatatatacatatttaagaaaaatactcaatttgatataaattcacgagaacaatttaatttgaaaccATATAATAAAATCCGAGACCAGTCCAAAACAGCtgtcatataaaatatctagcaataaattatattaaagcatATTACCTTATCTCCTCGTATCTTCAACGAGTGACactgaataaatgaaatattatttttttattattacagagTTATTCAACCGTTTCattaaatttgattgtattatttattcttaattacttttttaatgaatacaagATTAAATACTAGGTTTCATCTAAAAATGTGTCTTTTTTTCGCTTTGTTTTCGTGTGATTTACGAATAAACAACCAAATACAAAAACTGACGATTTGATTATTCTAATTCTTCATCTAAAATAtcaacaacatatttttttaaacatga from Nymphalis io chromosome 4, ilAglIoxx1.1, whole genome shotgun sequence includes:
- the LOC126781696 gene encoding rab GDP dissociation inhibitor alpha translates to MDEEYDAIVLGTGLKECILSGMLSVSGKKVLHIDRNKYYGGESASITPLEELFAKFNAPAPDETYGRGRDWNVDLIPKFLMANGLLVKLLIHTGVTRYLEFKSVEGSYVYKGGKISKVPVDQKEALASDLMGMFEKRRFRNFLIYVQDFQEEDSKTWKDLDPSTANMQSLYDKFGLDKNTQDFTGHALALYLDDSYLQQPAIQTIRRIKLYSDSLARYGKSPYLYPMYGLGELPQGFARLSAIYGGTYMLDKPIDEIVLDEVGRAVGVRSGNEVARCKQVYCDPSYVPERVHKKGKVIRCICLLDHPINNTKDALSTQIIIPQKQVGRNSDIYVSLVSYTHQVAAKGWFIAMVSTTIETNDPETEIRPGLELLGPIRQKFVSVSDYYEPTDDGSQSQIFISESYDATTHFETTCLDVLKIYKRGTGEDFDFSKVKLELGEEEQ